The Sulfitobacter sp. THAF37 DNA segment CAGCCAGACCGCTCCGGCGGTCTGGCTCTTTCTCGTTCCAGGGAACTCGCTCTGGGCGGGCGCACTATCGGTGTCCGAAAGAACGCGGCATATTTCGGACGCGGAGGCAGAGCCGGGTCGTCAGGCAGGATCGGTTGCTGATACGGCTCCGATCTTTTTGTTCTGTGACAGCGTGGATCGCGCCAACCCGAGGCGTATCCGAAAGTCAGTAGGGAGAACTGGGAGCCCACTGAGCGAGGCAAGCGCACCCCTTCTCTCAGTCGAGCAACCCGTGCCTGGGTCATCTTGGCGAAGCTCCCAGGGGCGCCAAACTCACCCTTTGCCACGAGGGTGTAAACCGCAGATCAACGCCATGCCTCCGGGGGACGACGTCTCACGCCAGGGCCACCGCCGCGCGCCTTTCCGTAGACCTGTTGGCCTTTCAGATCGCTAGCCCGGGGTCGAGCGGTCGGCAACGCCGGGGGCAGGTTTCTGGGCGGCTGGCGCCTTGATCGCTGAAGGGCATCGCTCACAACAAACCTGCCCCCGGCGTGCTCCATTTCATTCCGCCCCGTGCCGGGTGCTGCCCGCTCTCATGCCCCCGGTCTTTTCCACGATCCGTCCAACGACGATCAACGAAAAGGATCACACCATGACACTCGAACAATCCATCGACCTCGCCGAACTGCAAGCCGACATGGCCTTCGAAGCCTACCTCGCCGCCTTTGATGAAGACGCCCATCCCGAGACACTCGACAGCCTCGAGACCGAGGCGCTGATCGCCCGCAACCGCTACGACGATCTGCGCACTCTGGGACTGGGTCACTGACCCAGACACCCCTGCGGGTCTTCGGATCCGCAGGGGTCTGACGCCGTCACTCTGAAGCATCGTGCCGCCCTCGGATGGTGTGATCCGCGCCATCCCGCGCGGGTCGTTTTCGTGTTCCTAGCGCTCGATCCGTGACCGGCTCGGGCGCTCGGACTGCTCGTCGTCGCGTACTGCTTGAGCGCAAATTTCAGCAGATTAATTCGACCAGATTGCCGCGCATCGATGAGGACGGCGGCGTTCTATGTCGCGCTGCGCAGCGGTCTTGAGTGTACCCCAATTCAATCAAAAAGACACGACATGCAAAACGTCATATTGTGCAATGTGATATATTGAAGTATAAGCGAAGGAGAGAAGGAAGACGTTGGCAGGATATGCCACTTGTCTGCGACATTTGTCCGAGGGGTCTGAGAGCGTGCCACGCAAGAAAGAATCCACCAACACGCGCGAACGCGCTTGCAAGCAAGCGCTGCCTCGCACGCGCCGCCGGATATTTGATTTTGAATGTAGCGAGGTGCACTTGTGATGAAGACAGGAAGACCAAAACGCCTCAAGCTGGAGCAGCGCATTGAGCTGGCGCGGCGCTATCATGCAGGTGAAACCCCAAAGGTATTGGCGGAAGCCTATGGCGTCTCTCGCAGGCATGTGACGCGGCTTGCAAAGGAAGAGCAGGGCGAAGGACTGGCGGTGCGTGATCCCTCTGAACGGGTCAGTTTCCGCGCCTCAGCGTCAGAGCTCGCAGCCTTTGATGCAGAGTGGCAGACACGTGGTTTCGCCAACCGCTCCCAAGCCCTCAATGCAGTGCTGCGCGGACGGTGTGGGTTCCTTGATGTGCCGCGCGATCTAGTTGCTGAATTCTGTGCCAGTTGGCGACAAGCCAAGGACGTCAGTGATGCTGGTTTGGCGCTCGCAAAGGCTGTGCATCGCGGCAAGATTTCCGTGTCGCTTGAGGACCGCGCATTGCTTGTAGACCTGCTTGATCTTGCGCAGTGCATGAGCCGTGAGCTCGGCCAGATGAAGTATGCAGCGCAGGTCCGACGCAAGCAGGATTGGCCGTTAAAGGAAGAAGGGGATGCCACCCTGCGGGCGCATCCAGATGAGACTGCGCGCGTGGCATCGGGACTGAGATTGGTGGCAGGGGAGGGTGGCCGCGAAGGGGTGCGGGAATCGGCTGCTTTGGTTCCGAACGGCGGGTCTGCGCTGCAAGCGGGCGCGATCGTGATTGATCGGAACATCTCCAATGGCTGATCCGCTCGCTCTTTACAGTTCCGTCATGGGGAAGCTCTGGGAGGATGAGCGGATCCGGGGCAAAGCCGCGGCGCGGATTGATGCGCGTATCGCGGGCCGGCGGCAAGGGCGCAGCTTTGGGCGCGTCGGATCCATGTCGGCGCGCAACGTCGCCAAGGCTGCCAGTGGCCAGAGCCAGGCGGCTGTGTTCAAGCGGATCAGGGCAGGGGGGTGCAAAACACAAGCCTCTCTTGGCAATCAGCTTGCCTATATCAATGACAAGGCCGTCTACACTTATTCGACCATGACCAATGCGCTGACGGATGACGCGGTGCTGTCTGAAGATCAGAAGTCAGATATCATCGAGGCTTGGTCGGAGACCTGGCGCGGATCGACCAAGCTCGGGTTCACCTCACACATGCTGCTGTCGTTCCCGACAGACGTCACCGTCGATCAGGTGCGCGACATCGCGATGGACTGGACGGAGCATTTTTTCGAGAGCGGTGAGTACGGTGATCAGTGGGATTACGTTCTCGCCGTACATGACGACCGCGCCCACAAACATGCGCACATCATTCTGAACAACCGTGGGCTCGATCAGGGCACATGGTTTTCTTGCTGGGCTGAGGGCGTGATGTCGCCGCAGCTAATGCGCGAAAAGCAGGCCGAGATCGCAGAAGGCTATGGCGTCATACTCGACGCGACGACCCGTCTCGAGCGGGGTATCTTTGAGAAGCCAGCGGGTCTTGCTGAAATCTACCGCGCCAAAGAAGAAGCGCGCTTGCCGCGCGAGATCATCATGACGGCCGAGGAATCCGCCGTCGCACAAGCGCAGGTCGTGGGCTTTGCCAAAGACTACACAGAGTTTGCCGAGCTGCTGGACCGCATGGACCAGCGCCATCTGGCCCGCGCCGTGCGCGGTATGGCCGCCAATCTGGGCACTGGCACCCCTTGGACATTCACCGAAGGAGAGATCGATATGAAAGACATCAAAACCGTTGGTGATGCCATCGACTATTCCGAGCGCACGATCGAAGCGTTGCGGCTGAAAGCCGAAGAGCTTGATGTAACCGAGCGCGCCGCGTTTGAAGCCAAGGCCGCTCCCGTCATTGCGGACTTGTCACAGATGGTGCCCGATCCAGAACTGCGCGCGCGGTTTGGCAAGCAGCTTGAAGAGCCCTATCCGCCCGGTGCTGGAAACGAGGTGCTGACCGCAGCGCTGCAGTCTGGCAATGACGACGCTTTGAAAGATGTCCTAGCGCAAGCCGATGAGGCGGGCATGGATAGCAATGAGTTGGTGGCGCGGATTACAGCTGGCGGCACGAAGAATTACGGCATGGCGCAAGACTGGGTTGAGCGGGACATGAATGCCGTCCTCAGCAAAGATGGACTGACGGTCGAGAGTGCGAATGATGAGCAACTCGATGGGGCGTTGGAACGTGTCGATGGGGTGATGGAAGCCCTGACCGAGCGGGCCAAAGAACTCGGTGTCGCAATCGGGTTGAGCCTTGCAGAGGAAGAGGCGGCAGATCTGCCCTTGATCGATGAGGATGATCGCAGCCCCAATACCTATCTGCAGGATCTGGCGGATATGTTGCGCGATGGGCAGTTGTCAGAAGTTCAGGAAGAAACTGTTGAGCGCACTCTGCAGGCTGAGCTGTTCAAAGAGCTGGGCGAGGAAGGCCTCGGCGAGCTGCGGCGCGGGAACTACGAAGTCCTCAACGACGTGCTGCCGGGCAAGATCGATCAGATCACCGTCACACAAGAATTCCTAGAAATGACCTTTGAAGAAACCGGCGACCAGGTCTTCACTGATCGTGCATCCAGTCTGCAGCAGGACAAGGCAACCGAAGTGGCGCAGCTCAAAGGGCAGCAAGAGGCGCAGACCTTAGGCAAAGACCTTGGGCGTGATCGTGGTCTCGACGACGAGATGGAATTCTAGAGCGAGGATGAACACATGAACAAAGCATTTCCTCTTTGGGCCGCACTGCCCTTTGGCGCAATCTGCGGTGCGATCCTCGGGACCATTGTCGCAAGCTTCTATTTGGCATTGGCGCTGCGAACGGGGTTTGGCAATTTCGACATGCTGGCTGTGTGGAACGCCAGTCCTGGATTGCGCGCGGCACACCCTGAAGCCTTCAAGGTGGCTTACGGTGCAGTTGGCTTTGGATCCATCGGGCTCGGTGGCCTTGCACTTGCTTGGACCTGGAAGAAAGAACGGGATGACTACGGTTCGGCCCATTGGCAGACCAAACCAGAGCTTATGAAAAACGACATGCTGCATAAGCCGGGGAAGGGGTTTGTTTGCGGCAAGCTCGGACTGCCAAAGTCAAAGGGCGGATTTATTTCTTCTGCGGCAATCCCGCATGTGATGATGGTGGCGCCAACGCGGGCGGGTAAAGGTGTGGGCTTCGTGATCCCAAACCTGATGGCCTTCGCAGGATCTGTGGTGGTCCTCGATGTCAAAGGCGAGAACTTCGAGAAAACATCCCGCTTGCGTGCACTCAATGGCGATGAGGTTTATCGCTTCAGCCCGTTTGATTGGTCCAATGCCACGCACCGTTACAACCCGCTGTCGCGCATCGCCAAAGCGCCAACCTTTGCGCAGCGGTTTACGGAAGTCAGCATCTTGGCTGATCTGTTCCTCGATAAGGACAACAAGACGCTGGATACGTTTTCAGAGGCAGGCAAGTCGATCTTTGTGGCAGCCTGTCTGCTGGCGATCCAGCGCGGCACAGCAAACCTTGGCGAGGTGAACAAGATCGTTGCGGGTGGTGAGTACAAGAACGCCCAATACAAGACTTATGCCGATGAGGCGGAGGAAGCTATTCTGCGCGAACTTTGGACCAACGCGGCCAGCGCGTCATCGCGGTTGCTGACCTCAAATATTCAGGCGCTGATGACGGCGGGCTTGAAACAGTGGGACAATCCGGCGGTCCGCTCAGCCACTCAAGTCAGCGATTTCGATTTCGCGACGTTCCGCAAAACACCGCAGTCACTCTACATCGCGGTTTCAGAAGACCACATCGCGACGCTGGCACCACTATTGCGGCTGATGTTCGCGGACTTGATTGCATCGATCCGTCTCAAAGAGCCAGAACAAGATGAGCCGTGGCCAGTCATGATGATGATTGATGAATTCCAGCAGATGGGCGCAATGCCGTATTTGGAACGCGCGATCCATTCGCTGGCGAGCTATGGGGGCAGGGTAGCGATGATCGCGCAGTCGCTGGCATCGTTGGATCGCATCTATGGGTCCGAGGGCCGTGAAAGTTTGGAGAACGGTGCAGGGCTGAAGCTTTACATTACGCCGCGGGATCAGCGCACGGTAAAGGAGGTTTCGGTGGCTGTGGGCAGCACGACACGGGAAGCGGTGACGCGGATGTACGGGCGGA contains these protein-coding regions:
- a CDS encoding helix-turn-helix domain-containing protein, which encodes MKTGRPKRLKLEQRIELARRYHAGETPKVLAEAYGVSRRHVTRLAKEEQGEGLAVRDPSERVSFRASASELAAFDAEWQTRGFANRSQALNAVLRGRCGFLDVPRDLVAEFCASWRQAKDVSDAGLALAKAVHRGKISVSLEDRALLVDLLDLAQCMSRELGQMKYAAQVRRKQDWPLKEEGDATLRAHPDETARVASGLRLVAGEGGREGVRESAALVPNGGSALQAGAIVIDRNISNG
- a CDS encoding relaxase/mobilization nuclease domain-containing protein — encoded protein: MADPLALYSSVMGKLWEDERIRGKAAARIDARIAGRRQGRSFGRVGSMSARNVAKAASGQSQAAVFKRIRAGGCKTQASLGNQLAYINDKAVYTYSTMTNALTDDAVLSEDQKSDIIEAWSETWRGSTKLGFTSHMLLSFPTDVTVDQVRDIAMDWTEHFFESGEYGDQWDYVLAVHDDRAHKHAHIILNNRGLDQGTWFSCWAEGVMSPQLMREKQAEIAEGYGVILDATTRLERGIFEKPAGLAEIYRAKEEARLPREIIMTAEESAVAQAQVVGFAKDYTEFAELLDRMDQRHLARAVRGMAANLGTGTPWTFTEGEIDMKDIKTVGDAIDYSERTIEALRLKAEELDVTERAAFEAKAAPVIADLSQMVPDPELRARFGKQLEEPYPPGAGNEVLTAALQSGNDDALKDVLAQADEAGMDSNELVARITAGGTKNYGMAQDWVERDMNAVLSKDGLTVESANDEQLDGALERVDGVMEALTERAKELGVAIGLSLAEEEAADLPLIDEDDRSPNTYLQDLADMLRDGQLSEVQEETVERTLQAELFKELGEEGLGELRRGNYEVLNDVLPGKIDQITVTQEFLEMTFEETGDQVFTDRASSLQQDKATEVAQLKGQQEAQTLGKDLGRDRGLDDEMEF
- a CDS encoding type IV secretory system conjugative DNA transfer family protein, with amino-acid sequence MNKAFPLWAALPFGAICGAILGTIVASFYLALALRTGFGNFDMLAVWNASPGLRAAHPEAFKVAYGAVGFGSIGLGGLALAWTWKKERDDYGSAHWQTKPELMKNDMLHKPGKGFVCGKLGLPKSKGGFISSAAIPHVMMVAPTRAGKGVGFVIPNLMAFAGSVVVLDVKGENFEKTSRLRALNGDEVYRFSPFDWSNATHRYNPLSRIAKAPTFAQRFTEVSILADLFLDKDNKTLDTFSEAGKSIFVAACLLAIQRGTANLGEVNKIVAGGEYKNAQYKTYADEAEEAILRELWTNAASASSRLLTSNIQALMTAGLKQWDNPAVRSATQVSDFDFATFRKTPQSLYIAVSEDHIATLAPLLRLMFADLIASIRLKEPEQDEPWPVMMMIDEFQQMGAMPYLERAIHSLASYGGRVAMIAQSLASLDRIYGSEGRESLENGAGLKLYITPRDQRTVKEVSVAVGSTTREAVTRMYGRNKGILGATSTSARLEERPLLSETEARLMDPDEVIILASPQHPIKAQRIKYYDDPLFKAMDAKQKDKPFPYPPSVEGVGPWGVGSDENRAQGANETGGHPPARDRAERREARGMRVMGEGVEMEQQPAPEALEREADVPKAWEQTLDMREELIEELLGY